The Musa acuminata AAA Group cultivar baxijiao chromosome BXJ2-2, Cavendish_Baxijiao_AAA, whole genome shotgun sequence genome has a segment encoding these proteins:
- the LOC135583194 gene encoding non-specific lipid transfer protein GPI-anchored 5-like isoform X2, with protein sequence MYVSRYSYVTYFLLPLRHPWTGRIGHPFGGQPRHSNCHMNRSSLARLATITTAAPHEMEMTTTTTAATAFATALIAAATLSDPASAQLGCTSVIMSLSPCMSFIRERGVGSPAAPTAACCTQLGSAVRSQPTCLCAVLNGDAASFGLAVNKTQALALPGACKVNTPPLSQCKAAGVSGAPAASPAALPAAETPSTPLVPASPASEIPSTTPRSSADSGSRSSRSLIVPLFFLSSTWAWNQ encoded by the exons ATGTACGTAAGTAGATATAGTTATGTCACCTACTTCCTTCTTCCTTTGAGGCATCCATGGACAGGCAGAATTGGCCACCCATTTGGAGGTCAACCACGCCATTCAAACTGCCATATGAACCGCTCCTCCCTTGCTCGCCTCGCCACAATCACCACCGCTGCCCCCCACGAGATGGAGATGACGACAACGACCACCGCCGCGACCGCCTTCGCCACGGCACTGATCGCCGCGGCGACGCTCTCGGACCCAGCCTCCGCGCAACTGGGTTGCACCTCCGTGATCATGAGCCTCTCCCCGTGCATGAGCTTCATAAGGGAACGAGGCGTTGGATCACCTGCAGCACCCACCGCCGCGTGCTGCACGCAGCTGGGCAGCGCGGTGCGGTCCCAGCCGACGTGCCTGTGCGCGGTGCTCAACGGCGATGCGGCGTCGTTCGGGCTCGCCGTCAACAAGACCCAGGCCTTGGCACTGCCCGGCGCCTGCAAAGTGAACACCCCGCCACTTAGCCAGTGCAAAG CAGCAGGTGTCAGCGGCGCACCGGCGGCCTCACCTGCTGCACTACCGGCCGCGGAGACCCCATCGACGCCGTTGGTTCCCGCCAGCCCAGCGTCGGAGATCCCGTCGACGACGCCACGGTCAAGCGCAG ATTCAGGCAGCAGATCGAGCCGTTCTCTGATAGTTCCGCTCTTCTTCCTCTCAAGTACGTGGGCATGGAATCAATGA
- the LOC135583194 gene encoding non-specific lipid transfer protein GPI-anchored 5-like isoform X1, which yields MYVSRYSYVTYFLLPLRHPWTGRIGHPFGGQPRHSNCHMNRSSLARLATITTAAPHEMEMTTTTTAATAFATALIAAATLSDPASAQLGCTSVIMSLSPCMSFIRERGVGSPAAPTAACCTQLGSAVRSQPTCLCAVLNGDAASFGLAVNKTQALALPGACKVNTPPLSQCKGAAAGVSGAPAASPAALPAAETPSTPLVPASPASEIPSTTPRSSADSGSRSSRSLIVPLFFLSSTWAWNQ from the exons ATGTACGTAAGTAGATATAGTTATGTCACCTACTTCCTTCTTCCTTTGAGGCATCCATGGACAGGCAGAATTGGCCACCCATTTGGAGGTCAACCACGCCATTCAAACTGCCATATGAACCGCTCCTCCCTTGCTCGCCTCGCCACAATCACCACCGCTGCCCCCCACGAGATGGAGATGACGACAACGACCACCGCCGCGACCGCCTTCGCCACGGCACTGATCGCCGCGGCGACGCTCTCGGACCCAGCCTCCGCGCAACTGGGTTGCACCTCCGTGATCATGAGCCTCTCCCCGTGCATGAGCTTCATAAGGGAACGAGGCGTTGGATCACCTGCAGCACCCACCGCCGCGTGCTGCACGCAGCTGGGCAGCGCGGTGCGGTCCCAGCCGACGTGCCTGTGCGCGGTGCTCAACGGCGATGCGGCGTCGTTCGGGCTCGCCGTCAACAAGACCCAGGCCTTGGCACTGCCCGGCGCCTGCAAAGTGAACACCCCGCCACTTAGCCAGTGCAAAG GTGCAGCAGCAGGTGTCAGCGGCGCACCGGCGGCCTCACCTGCTGCACTACCGGCCGCGGAGACCCCATCGACGCCGTTGGTTCCCGCCAGCCCAGCGTCGGAGATCCCGTCGACGACGCCACGGTCAAGCGCAG ATTCAGGCAGCAGATCGAGCCGTTCTCTGATAGTTCCGCTCTTCTTCCTCTCAAGTACGTGGGCATGGAATCAATGA
- the LOC135605799 gene encoding leucine-rich repeat extensin-like protein 6, with amino-acid sequence MVTSISLHRALLGLFFLCLPLLSSASEYYPPSNPRLEKAYVALQAWKHSITSDPKGFTENWCGPHVCNYTGVYCAPALDNPHEFTVAGVDLNHGAIEGTLPEELGLLADLALFHLNSNKFHGALPSSLECLKLLYELDVSNNQFEGSFPSVVFQLPSLKFLDIRYNRFCGDVPPCVFDLKLDALFINNNQLTFSIPDNIGNSPVSVLVLANNQITGCFPKSIANMHETLRELVILNTGLRACIPPEIGRLDKLRVLDVSYNHLVGPLPESIGGMRKLEQLDVAHNKLSGEIPCSICDLPRLKNFTYSYNYFCGEPPQCLKIRSHDDRKNCIPYRPDQRPPEQCMAFLSKPKYCDSNGCIARPPPPPPPPPPPPQPSSPPPVHHHY; translated from the coding sequence ATGGTCACCTCTATCAGCCTGCACAGAGCCTTGTTAGGCCTCTTCTTCCTGTGTCTTCCCCTCCTCTCGTCGGCCTCTGAATACTATCCCCCTTCCAACCCCCGGCTCGAGAAGGCCTACGTGGCTCTGCAAGCATGGAAGCACTCCATCACCTCTGATCCCAAGGGCTTCACCGAGAACTGGTGCGGCCCGCACGTGTGCAACTACACCGGCGTGTACTGCGCGCCCGCCCTCGACAACCCCCACGAGTTCACCGTCGCCGGCGTCGACCTCAACCACGGCGCCATCGAGGGGACTCTCCCCGAAGAGCTCGGCCTCCTCGCCGACCTCGCCCTCTTCCACCTCAACTCCAACAAGTTCCACGGCGCCCTGCCTTCCTCCCTCGAGTGCTTGAAGCTGCTCTACGAGCTGGACGTCAGCAACAACCAGTTCGAGGGATCGTTCCCCTCGGTCGTCTTCCAGCTGCCGTCGCTCAAGTTCCTCGACATCCGCTACAACAGGTTCTGCGGCGACGTCCCGCCCTGCGTCTTCGACCTCAAGCTGGATGCTCTGTTCATCAACAACAACCAACTCACCTTCTCCATACCAGACAACATCGGCAACTCCCCGGTGTCGGTCCTGGTGCTGGCCAACAACCAGATCACCGGGTGCTTCCCCAAGAGCATAGCCAACATGCACGAGACCCTGCGGGAGCTGGTGATCCTGAACACCGGCCTCAGAGCATGCATACCGCCGGAGATCGGGAGGCTGGACAAGCTGCGGGTGCTCGACGTGAGCTACAACCACCTGGTGGGGCCGCTGCCGGAGAGCATCGGGGGGATGAGGAAGCTGGAGCAGCTGGACGTGGCGCACAACAAGCTGTCGGGGGAGATCCCATGCAGCATCTGCGACCTGCCCAGGCTGAAGAACTTCACCTACTCCTACAACTACTTCTGCGGGGAGCCGCCGCAGTGCTTGAAGATCCGAAGCCACGACGACCGGAAGAACTGCATCCCGTACCGGCCGGACCAACGGCCGCCGGAGCAGTGCATGGCCTTCTTGTCGAAGCCGAAATACTGCGACTCCAATGGCTGCATCGCAcggccaccaccgccgccgccgcctccacctccacctccacagcCATCCTCGCCGCCGCCTGTTCATCATCATTACTGA